A genomic window from Luteolibacter sp. LG18 includes:
- a CDS encoding toll/interleukin-1 receptor domain-containing protein, with product MPRLPKSQVPKKGSDCSLKFEAAAVESLFSVLDAVAWLDLPDIRKISQFAGIDPRTAGKLLKNCVTIGLLESINDESYLLTLPYPYKGSSGQKKAVVREALVKMPLMIHLRQFMKLGDVIDDGLRKAATVVGVVNYAPSALAPLVKWAKEMGALERDLIVEDLVDEATAQKEERHSAKDKELVVFLSHSSKDKPFVRQLAADLTNAGVTVWLDERRILVGDSIVEKIGQGLAESDFFLIVLSENSVVSEWVKRELNNALFKEVEKRDVHILPIRLDECEVPPLIVGKKYADFSKSYKDGLSDLLQVFESKRL from the coding sequence GTGCCCCGCCTCCCCAAATCTCAAGTTCCGAAGAAGGGTTCAGATTGCTCATTGAAGTTTGAGGCAGCTGCCGTTGAATCTCTTTTTTCAGTTTTAGACGCTGTCGCATGGCTAGATCTCCCGGATATTCGCAAAATCTCCCAATTTGCGGGAATTGATCCGAGAACAGCAGGGAAGTTGCTAAAGAATTGCGTCACTATTGGCTTGCTTGAGTCAATAAACGATGAAAGTTACTTATTGACTTTGCCTTATCCTTATAAGGGTTCGTCCGGGCAAAAAAAGGCCGTTGTTCGCGAAGCTCTCGTTAAAATGCCGCTAATGATTCATTTGAGGCAATTTATGAAATTAGGAGACGTAATCGACGATGGCCTTCGAAAAGCAGCCACGGTTGTAGGCGTGGTTAATTATGCTCCTTCTGCTCTTGCCCCTCTAGTTAAATGGGCTAAGGAAATGGGTGCTCTAGAGCGGGATTTGATAGTTGAGGATTTGGTGGATGAAGCGACCGCTCAAAAAGAAGAGAGGCATTCTGCCAAGGATAAGGAGTTGGTTGTCTTTTTGTCTCATAGCTCAAAAGATAAACCGTTCGTGAGGCAGTTGGCAGCGGATTTGACTAATGCTGGGGTTACTGTTTGGCTCGATGAACGTAGAATATTGGTCGGCGATTCGATAGTTGAGAAAATCGGGCAGGGGCTAGCTGAATCCGATTTCTTTTTAATTGTTTTGAGCGAAAATTCGGTGGTTTCTGAATGGGTTAAGCGTGAGTTAAATAATGCGCTATTTAAGGAGGTGGAAAAGCGAGATGTCCACATACTTCCTATTAGGCTGGATGAATGTGAGGTGCCTCCTTTGATAGTTGGGAAAAAATATGCAGATTTCTCAAAATCGTATAAGGATGGATTAAGTGACTTGCTTCAAGTTTTTGAATCTAAGAGATTATGA
- a CDS encoding AAA family ATPase, with protein sequence MIPILESASLKDVRDEVHRVTPLMPIWKPTDFLDFQPPQDFLLMGDCHLTRGGLTVLGGWPGVGKSRAAMALAIAGATGGSWFGHPLHARFRSLVVQCENGPYRLKSELEPLARMASREVLDEWVRITPPPPYGLAFQELEFRALLRERIAELRPGLVIIDPWNRAADGDKQADYRGALDAIFSCLPEDMAERPALLILHHMRKKSSEGTRKSGRDLLHELAGSYQIGSAARCVFALEPASNRTEDDTVVLTCCKNNDGKEGPPSAWHRRDGFFTAYPEFDMEGFLSGEEVKKERGVPFKAIETALCGMRGETRTQAANRLVSAELCARARAFVILNEHPNHIVEDENGRLWWQP encoded by the coding sequence TTGATCCCGATCCTGGAAAGCGCCTCGCTGAAGGACGTGCGCGATGAGGTTCACCGCGTGACGCCGCTGATGCCGATCTGGAAGCCCACGGACTTCCTCGATTTCCAGCCGCCGCAGGATTTCCTGCTGATGGGGGATTGCCACCTCACCCGCGGCGGCCTCACCGTCCTCGGCGGCTGGCCCGGGGTCGGGAAAAGCCGCGCCGCCATGGCGCTGGCCATCGCCGGGGCCACCGGTGGCTCGTGGTTCGGCCACCCGCTCCACGCCCGCTTCCGCAGCCTCGTCGTCCAGTGTGAGAACGGCCCCTACCGGCTGAAATCCGAGCTGGAGCCGCTGGCCCGCATGGCCAGCCGCGAGGTGCTCGATGAATGGGTCCGCATCACCCCACCACCGCCCTACGGCCTCGCGTTCCAGGAGCTGGAATTCCGCGCCCTGCTCCGCGAGCGCATCGCCGAGCTGCGGCCCGGGCTGGTCATCATCGATCCCTGGAACCGCGCCGCGGATGGCGACAAGCAGGCCGACTACCGCGGCGCGCTCGATGCCATTTTCTCCTGCCTGCCCGAGGACATGGCCGAGCGCCCCGCGCTGCTCATCCTCCACCACATGCGGAAGAAATCCAGCGAGGGCACCCGCAAGAGCGGTCGCGATCTCCTCCACGAACTCGCCGGCAGCTACCAGATCGGCAGCGCCGCGCGATGCGTGTTCGCGCTGGAACCCGCCAGCAACCGCACCGAGGACGACACCGTGGTGCTGACCTGCTGCAAGAACAACGACGGCAAGGAAGGCCCGCCGAGCGCCTGGCACCGCCGCGACGGCTTCTTCACCGCCTATCCGGAGTTCGACATGGAGGGGTTCCTTTCCGGCGAGGAGGTGAAGAAGGAACGTGGAGTGCCGTTCAAGGCGATCGAAACGGCGCTGTGCGGCATGCGTGGGGAAACCCGCACCCAGGCGGCAAACCGTCTCGTCTCAGCCGAACTATGCGCCCGTGCCCGCGCGTTCGTCATCCTCAACGAGCATCCCAACCACATCGTCGAGGACGAAAACGGACGCCTCTGGTGGCAGCCGTGA
- a CDS encoding helix-turn-helix domain-containing protein, producing the protein MKDILLHHPTPDRPAPTQTLCTRREAAARLRLSPRQLSNLVLAGEIPVVRLGAALRFRTADLEAFIEASTARVVKPQPGGAH; encoded by the coding sequence ATGAAGGACATCCTATTACACCATCCGACACCCGATCGCCCCGCACCCACCCAGACGCTCTGCACCCGCCGGGAGGCGGCGGCGCGGCTGCGGCTCTCGCCCCGGCAGCTCTCCAATCTCGTGCTCGCCGGGGAGATCCCGGTGGTGCGCCTGGGCGCGGCGCTGCGTTTCCGCACCGCGGATCTCGAGGCCTTCATCGAGGCCAGCACCGCCCGCGTGGTGAAGCCGCAGCCGGGAGGTGCCCATTGA
- a CDS encoding DUF3592 domain-containing protein gives MKKEAPSPEQLAVFARMKFIFLGLVAVAFLVWEVQDFAASFAAAERSTRARLRTTQERDDARVLRAFEDARRNVQVKVALETEPDPRQETRDGWLTVTAPTEREALDTRAAMVTAMQAAFAREGAGELFDISHAPHAEPVRNEGYLRVRNGVRGLAVAILLAAVVLLARQWKHSGLPKLALAGIAASAAGLVLVGMGDEASGIWMALLLFGPPLGLLGLVGYLTRRVRQASRWEETRARITRSEVKAERHRHAGDTTQVRNVPWITYEFQAGGKTVRGERVSIGMGSADNVDVVVKRYPVGAEVPVYYDPADPEDAVLERKPPVSLGCLWGGAVLLAALYTGGLVAFGKAPEIARAFSRGIPGMRHPLVVFLCGGAGLFCLVVGLWMRRHPRKALPWSRVKGTVVSSATESFTETDSADSSARTRTYYRAVIEYRYQADGQDYHGNTSARGPFNVKIAGARASADAEVARHPAGSEVDVFYNPANPAQSGLNVDTEMVLDGRRSLIVAAVLLAIAVYAWVG, from the coding sequence ATGAAGAAGGAAGCGCCATCGCCGGAACAGCTCGCGGTGTTCGCGAGGATGAAGTTCATCTTCCTCGGCCTGGTGGCGGTGGCGTTCCTGGTGTGGGAGGTGCAGGACTTCGCGGCCTCGTTCGCCGCGGCGGAGCGGTCGACCCGCGCGCGGCTGCGCACGACGCAGGAGCGGGATGATGCCCGCGTCCTGCGTGCGTTCGAGGACGCCCGCCGCAACGTCCAGGTGAAGGTGGCGCTGGAAACCGAGCCGGACCCGCGGCAGGAAACGCGGGATGGGTGGCTGACGGTGACGGCGCCGACGGAGCGCGAGGCGCTCGATACCCGCGCCGCGATGGTCACGGCGATGCAGGCCGCGTTTGCCCGCGAGGGGGCGGGGGAGCTCTTCGACATCAGCCACGCGCCGCACGCCGAGCCGGTGCGAAACGAGGGCTACCTGCGCGTGCGGAACGGGGTGCGCGGGCTGGCCGTGGCGATCCTGCTGGCGGCCGTGGTGCTGCTGGCGCGGCAGTGGAAACACTCCGGCCTGCCCAAGCTGGCGCTGGCGGGCATCGCGGCCTCCGCGGCGGGGCTGGTGCTGGTGGGGATGGGCGATGAGGCGTCTGGAATCTGGATGGCGCTGCTGCTTTTCGGTCCGCCGCTCGGCTTGCTCGGGCTGGTGGGGTATCTCACGCGGCGGGTCCGGCAGGCCTCGCGCTGGGAGGAAACGCGTGCGCGGATCACGCGCTCCGAGGTGAAGGCGGAGCGGCACCGCCACGCGGGCGATACCACCCAAGTACGGAATGTCCCGTGGATCACCTACGAGTTCCAGGCCGGTGGGAAGACGGTGCGCGGCGAGCGCGTCAGCATCGGCATGGGCTCCGCGGACAACGTGGACGTGGTGGTGAAACGCTACCCGGTGGGCGCGGAGGTGCCGGTGTATTACGATCCGGCGGACCCGGAGGACGCGGTCTTGGAACGGAAGCCACCGGTTTCCCTGGGCTGCCTGTGGGGCGGGGCGGTCTTGCTCGCGGCGCTCTACACCGGCGGGCTGGTGGCGTTTGGAAAAGCCCCGGAGATCGCGCGCGCGTTCAGCCGCGGCATTCCCGGCATGCGACATCCGCTGGTGGTGTTCCTGTGCGGCGGCGCGGGCTTGTTCTGCCTCGTGGTGGGCTTGTGGATGCGGCGTCATCCGCGCAAGGCCCTGCCATGGTCGCGGGTGAAGGGGACAGTCGTTTCCAGCGCCACCGAGTCGTTCACGGAAACGGACAGCGCGGACTCCAGTGCCCGCACCCGCACCTACTACCGCGCCGTGATCGAATACCGCTACCAGGCGGATGGCCAGGACTACCACGGCAACACCAGCGCCCGGGGGCCCTTCAACGTGAAGATCGCCGGAGCCCGCGCCAGCGCCGATGCCGAGGTGGCGCGCCATCCCGCGGGCTCGGAAGTGGACGTCTTCTACAACCCCGCGAACCCCGCGCAGTCCGGCCTGAACGTGGACACGGAGATGGTTCTCGACGGCCGCCGTTCGCTCATCGTCGCCGCGGTCTTGCTGGCCATCGCGGTGTATGCGTGGGTGGGATGA
- a CDS encoding zinc ribbon domain-containing protein YjdM: MSEPVCPICDSKEHLEYESRYECVVCGHEWAKEETDEPEQARVVKDAHGNVLADGDIVAMVKDIKLGGTSDVLKTGTKSKPIRLVEGDHEISCKMNGVSIALKACYVKKVTEK; the protein is encoded by the coding sequence ATGAGCGAGCCCGTCTGCCCGATCTGCGACAGCAAAGAACACCTGGAATATGAATCCCGCTACGAGTGCGTGGTGTGCGGCCACGAGTGGGCGAAGGAGGAGACCGACGAGCCGGAGCAGGCGCGGGTGGTGAAGGACGCGCACGGCAACGTGCTGGCGGACGGCGACATCGTGGCGATGGTGAAGGACATCAAGCTGGGCGGCACCTCGGACGTGCTGAAGACCGGCACGAAGTCGAAGCCGATCCGGTTGGTCGAGGGCGACCACGAGATCTCGTGCAAGATGAACGGCGTCTCGATCGCCCTGAAGGCGTGCTACGTGAAGAAGGTGACGGAGAAGTGA
- a CDS encoding cupin domain-containing protein has product MNHLRVSEMDWIEQRSPLGKFHVFRRHLSEALGAPRDAGVANGGHPFDVEMVKLPPGATNCPFHAHAAQWEFYLVLSGSGSIRHGDTATPVAAGDSFVCPPGEAHHLTNTGTEDLLYYVIADNPPADVIHYPDTGKWHVKPLRKSFVMQEVDYYQGEE; this is encoded by the coding sequence ATGAACCACCTCCGCGTCTCCGAAATGGACTGGATCGAGCAGCGCTCGCCGCTGGGAAAGTTCCACGTCTTCCGCCGCCACCTCTCCGAGGCCCTCGGCGCGCCGCGTGACGCGGGCGTCGCGAATGGCGGCCATCCCTTCGACGTGGAAATGGTGAAGCTCCCGCCCGGTGCCACCAATTGCCCCTTCCACGCCCATGCCGCGCAGTGGGAGTTCTACCTCGTCCTCAGCGGCAGCGGCTCCATCCGCCATGGCGACACCGCCACGCCCGTCGCCGCCGGGGATTCCTTCGTCTGCCCGCCCGGCGAGGCCCACCACCTCACCAACACCGGCACCGAGGACCTGCTCTACTACGTCATCGCCGACAACCCGCCCGCCGACGTCATCCACTACCCGGACACCGGCAAATGGCATGTGAAGCCCCTGCGGAAATCCTTCGTCATGCAGGAGGTCGATTACTACCAGGGCGAGGAGTGA
- a CDS encoding VOC family protein, with product MGQHGYNQGDLGWSELTTTSAADAISFYGSLVGWEKKGEPAPGYHVFGRGEEMLGGITQPQEGCGGPPRWMPYTTVEDLDATLQKAEGLGAKTILPPMPLPEDSGRIAIIQDPQGVMTGLAQYNRKAC from the coding sequence ATGGGACAACACGGCTACAACCAAGGCGACCTCGGCTGGTCCGAGCTCACCACCACCAGCGCCGCGGACGCGATCTCCTTCTACGGCAGCCTCGTCGGCTGGGAAAAGAAGGGCGAACCCGCCCCCGGCTACCATGTCTTCGGCCGCGGCGAGGAAATGCTCGGCGGCATCACCCAACCCCAGGAAGGCTGCGGCGGACCGCCCCGCTGGATGCCCTACACCACCGTCGAAGACCTCGATGCCACGCTCCAGAAAGCGGAAGGCCTTGGCGCGAAAACCATCCTGCCGCCCATGCCGCTGCCCGAGGACTCCGGCCGCATCGCCATCATCCAGGACCCGCAGGGCGTCATGACCGGCCTCGCGCAATACAACCGGAAGGCCTGCTGA
- a CDS encoding sigma-70 family RNA polymerase sigma factor, whose product MSEAASMESGNWLAEILVRYERPLLKHAYTLCSDRELARDAVQETFFRLIRLREKGMPENLAAWLFTVCRNVVSDYLRRQKVVSFGLDFARFDLPDDEGGSPHDHLDRGERERKLASLVEELPDRERELVRLKFQVGLSYREIEEVTGISQGNIGYFLHLAVKQLRQRWRVEGGDS is encoded by the coding sequence GTGAGCGAAGCGGCGTCCATGGAATCCGGGAACTGGCTGGCGGAGATCCTCGTCCGCTACGAGCGGCCGTTGCTGAAACACGCCTACACCCTGTGCTCGGACCGCGAGCTCGCACGCGATGCGGTGCAGGAAACCTTTTTCCGTTTGATCCGTTTGCGGGAGAAGGGCATGCCGGAGAATCTCGCGGCGTGGCTTTTCACCGTGTGCCGGAACGTGGTCAGCGACTACCTGCGACGGCAGAAGGTGGTGAGTTTCGGGCTCGATTTCGCCCGCTTCGATCTGCCCGATGACGAGGGCGGGTCGCCTCACGACCATCTCGACCGCGGTGAGCGGGAAAGGAAACTCGCCTCGCTGGTGGAGGAGCTGCCGGACCGCGAGCGGGAACTGGTGCGGTTGAAATTCCAGGTGGGGCTCAGCTACCGGGAGATCGAGGAGGTCACCGGGATCTCGCAGGGAAACATCGGCTACTTCCTCCATCTGGCGGTGAAGCAACTGCGCCAGCGTTGGCGCGTGGAAGGGGGGGACTCGTGA
- a CDS encoding DNA translocase FtsK 4TM domain-containing protein, whose amino-acid sequence MARPENKKRGEEPEPSKWSNEITGIILLATGLLLALSLVSYSPSDLPHVGFLEPFADKSDAKGGNLIGPVGGILAFIQIVLFGATAWLIPVTLMWFGGVKLWKEGALWPRKILGFVILLVAGAVWLHSADYFFKDWAARCRIISPGGVVGYGVGGYVFERLIGRIGTLLLFGTGYLVALILFTGQPPVRFLKACYRLGRMRYHEYLERREAAGLAAARQSELDTERERQRDQRRREREAAKAAGAQAAPEAEDDGQTQFTLKETPVPKIIDASQRRMVDAPIGAKPFERKKPSHQSLSQTGYEDYETPGYDLLDKIEEDDVPEAANREELFSNQQIIIETLKAFGIEVTPGDITRGPTITRYEIYPSTGLRVSRISQLEADIARATKAERINILAPIPGKDTVGIEIANSKKVAVPLRELIDDPEFKSAKKKIPLALGKDVYGKTVIADLAAMPHLLVAGATGSGKSVCINSIIASMLFKFGPDELRFIMVDPKVVEMQMYNKLPHLVVPVVTDPKKVVAALKWVVNEMEKRYRVFAKVGVRNFDAYNQRVRPEKPAAPEPEPEPEDEEVDLEAIESIASALESGELGPEADEEDLIPEEDEMPDRYPYIVVLIDELADLMQTAPADVEMCIARIAQKARAAGIHLIIATQTPRADVVTGIIKANIPSRIAFQVSSALDSRVILDTKGADKLVGKGDMLYLPPGSAKLERAQGAFVSDHEVERLVDHCAAQASPNFATDIQASIDGGGDDDEEEISDADEELIIKCIEVARQEQKCSTSLLQRRLRLGYTRAARMVDILESRGVVGPGDGAKPREVYLK is encoded by the coding sequence ATGGCGCGGCCTGAGAACAAGAAGCGCGGCGAGGAGCCGGAACCGTCCAAGTGGTCCAACGAGATCACCGGGATCATCCTGCTCGCGACCGGGCTGCTGCTGGCGCTTTCGCTGGTGTCCTACTCGCCCTCGGATCTGCCGCATGTCGGGTTCCTGGAGCCCTTCGCGGACAAGTCGGATGCCAAGGGCGGCAACCTGATCGGTCCGGTGGGCGGCATCCTGGCATTCATCCAGATCGTCCTGTTCGGAGCCACCGCCTGGTTGATTCCGGTGACGTTGATGTGGTTCGGGGGGGTGAAGCTATGGAAGGAGGGGGCTCTGTGGCCGCGGAAGATCCTCGGTTTCGTGATCCTGCTGGTGGCGGGCGCGGTGTGGCTGCACTCGGCGGATTACTTTTTCAAGGACTGGGCCGCTCGCTGCCGGATCATCAGCCCGGGCGGGGTGGTCGGCTATGGCGTGGGCGGCTATGTGTTCGAGCGCCTGATCGGGCGGATCGGCACGCTGTTGCTGTTCGGTACCGGTTACCTGGTGGCACTCATCCTTTTCACCGGCCAGCCACCGGTGCGGTTTCTGAAGGCGTGCTACCGGCTCGGCCGCATGCGCTACCATGAGTATCTGGAGCGCCGTGAGGCCGCCGGGCTGGCGGCCGCCCGCCAGTCCGAGCTGGACACCGAGCGTGAGCGCCAGCGGGACCAGCGCCGCCGCGAACGCGAGGCCGCGAAGGCGGCGGGAGCACAGGCTGCTCCAGAGGCGGAGGACGATGGCCAGACCCAGTTCACGCTCAAGGAAACGCCGGTGCCGAAAATCATCGATGCGTCCCAGCGGCGGATGGTCGATGCTCCGATCGGCGCGAAGCCGTTCGAGCGCAAGAAGCCGTCCCACCAATCGCTCAGCCAGACCGGCTACGAGGACTACGAAACGCCCGGCTACGACCTGCTCGACAAGATCGAGGAGGACGACGTGCCGGAGGCGGCGAACCGTGAGGAGCTGTTCTCGAACCAGCAGATCATCATCGAGACGCTGAAGGCCTTCGGCATCGAGGTGACTCCCGGCGACATCACCCGCGGCCCGACGATCACGCGCTACGAGATCTATCCAAGCACCGGCCTGCGCGTGTCCCGCATCTCACAGCTCGAGGCGGACATCGCCCGCGCCACCAAGGCGGAACGCATCAACATCCTCGCGCCGATTCCCGGCAAGGACACGGTGGGCATCGAGATCGCGAACTCGAAGAAGGTGGCGGTGCCGCTGCGCGAGCTGATCGACGATCCGGAGTTCAAGTCCGCGAAGAAGAAGATTCCGCTGGCGCTGGGCAAGGACGTCTACGGCAAGACCGTGATCGCCGACCTTGCCGCGATGCCGCACTTGCTCGTCGCGGGTGCCACCGGTTCGGGTAAATCGGTGTGCATCAATTCGATCATCGCCTCGATGCTCTTCAAGTTCGGCCCGGATGAACTGCGGTTCATCATGGTGGACCCGAAGGTGGTCGAGATGCAGATGTACAACAAGCTGCCGCACCTCGTGGTCCCGGTGGTCACCGATCCGAAGAAGGTGGTGGCCGCGCTCAAGTGGGTCGTCAACGAGATGGAGAAGCGCTACCGCGTCTTCGCCAAGGTCGGCGTGCGCAATTTCGACGCCTACAACCAGCGGGTGCGCCCGGAGAAACCGGCGGCTCCCGAGCCCGAACCGGAACCCGAGGACGAGGAGGTCGATCTGGAAGCCATCGAATCCATCGCTTCGGCGTTGGAGTCCGGCGAACTCGGCCCGGAGGCCGATGAGGAGGATCTCATTCCGGAAGAGGATGAAATGCCGGACCGCTATCCGTACATCGTCGTGCTGATCGACGAGCTGGCGGACCTGATGCAGACCGCGCCGGCGGACGTCGAGATGTGCATCGCGCGCATCGCGCAGAAGGCGCGTGCCGCGGGCATCCACCTCATCATCGCCACCCAGACGCCGCGCGCGGACGTGGTCACCGGCATCATCAAGGCGAACATTCCCTCGCGCATCGCGTTCCAGGTTTCCTCCGCGCTCGATTCCCGCGTCATTCTCGACACCAAGGGCGCGGACAAGCTGGTGGGCAAGGGCGACATGCTCTACCTGCCGCCCGGTTCCGCGAAACTGGAGCGCGCCCAGGGGGCCTTCGTGTCCGACCACGAGGTCGAGCGGTTGGTCGATCACTGTGCCGCGCAGGCCTCGCCGAATTTCGCCACCGACATCCAGGCGTCCATCGATGGCGGTGGCGATGACGACGAGGAGGAGATCTCGGATGCCGATGAGGAACTCATCATCAAGTGCATCGAGGTGGCCCGCCAGGAGCAGAAATGCAGCACCTCGCTGCTGCAGCGCCGCCTGCGTCTCGGCTACACCCGTGCCGCGCGCATGGTGGATATCCTGGAGTCCCGCGGTGTGGTGGGACCGGGCGATGGCGCGAAGCCGCGCGAGGTGTACTTGAAATAA
- a CDS encoding nucleotidyltransferase, whose product MDHLNQDFLEFIGLLEEENVEYLIVGGYAVGVHGFPRYTGDIDFFVAIRPENAAKLIRVFDRFGFGDIGLTDADFLQEDFVIEIGREPRKIQVLTGIDGVTFEECLENRIEVDYDGLPLKFIGKADLIRNKAASGRSKDQIDLAELEKN is encoded by the coding sequence ATGGATCACCTGAACCAGGATTTTCTCGAGTTTATCGGATTACTCGAAGAGGAGAACGTTGAATACCTGATCGTCGGTGGCTATGCCGTCGGCGTCCATGGCTTTCCCCGCTACACGGGCGACATCGATTTCTTCGTGGCCATCCGGCCGGAAAACGCGGCAAAGCTGATCCGGGTGTTCGACCGCTTCGGATTCGGCGATATCGGACTTACCGACGCGGATTTCCTCCAAGAAGATTTCGTCATCGAGATCGGCCGGGAACCTCGGAAGATCCAAGTGCTGACAGGAATCGACGGCGTGACATTCGAGGAGTGCCTCGAAAACCGGATCGAAGTGGACTATGACGGACTGCCGTTGAAGTTCATCGGCAAAGCGGATCTCATCCGCAATAAAGCCGCTTCAGGGCGGTCGAAGGATCAGATCGATTTGGCCGAGCTGGAGAAAAATTGA
- a CDS encoding type I phosphomannose isomerase catalytic subunit codes for MAPITFTPLYMDRVWGGRELERVYGRTLPDATTPIGEAWEIVDRDPEQSVVNSGPFAGKSLHELWSHHRGEIFGEGLPDSERFPILIKILDSRDDLSIQVHPPVDKADELGGEPKTEMWVIAAADPGARLYVGLKNGVARSDFEAAIADGTVEKAVHAIAPQPGESIFIPSGRLHAIGAGLLIHEIQQNSDTTYRVFDWNRMGLDGKPRALHVEQSLASIDFEDFEPGMDVPNGDVLAECPYFRTSRHELADGALLANPDPGRFTIVGVVEGALVSTDNRRFVKGDYILQPKGASPLVADGNTVALQVELP; via the coding sequence GTGGCTCCCATTACCTTCACCCCTCTCTACATGGATCGCGTCTGGGGCGGTCGTGAACTGGAACGCGTCTACGGCCGCACCCTGCCGGACGCCACCACGCCCATCGGGGAAGCCTGGGAAATCGTCGACCGCGATCCGGAACAATCCGTGGTGAACTCCGGTCCCTTCGCCGGCAAATCCCTGCACGAGCTCTGGAGCCATCACCGCGGGGAGATCTTCGGCGAAGGCCTGCCGGACTCCGAGCGCTTTCCGATCCTGATCAAGATCCTGGATTCCCGCGACGATCTCTCGATCCAGGTTCATCCGCCGGTCGACAAGGCGGACGAACTCGGCGGCGAGCCGAAGACCGAGATGTGGGTGATCGCCGCCGCCGATCCCGGCGCGAGACTCTACGTCGGCCTGAAAAACGGCGTCGCCCGCTCCGATTTCGAGGCCGCCATCGCCGATGGCACCGTCGAGAAAGCCGTCCATGCCATCGCCCCTCAGCCCGGCGAATCGATCTTCATCCCCTCCGGACGCCTCCACGCCATCGGCGCGGGCCTGCTGATCCACGAGATCCAACAGAACTCCGACACCACCTACCGCGTGTTCGATTGGAACCGCATGGGTCTCGATGGCAAACCGCGTGCCCTGCACGTGGAGCAATCGCTGGCGAGCATCGACTTCGAGGACTTCGAGCCTGGCATGGACGTGCCGAATGGCGACGTGCTGGCCGAGTGTCCGTATTTCCGCACCTCCCGCCACGAGCTGGCCGATGGCGCGCTGCTGGCCAATCCGGACCCCGGCCGCTTCACCATCGTCGGCGTGGTGGAAGGCGCGCTCGTCAGCACCGACAACCGCCGTTTCGTGAAGGGCGATTACATTCTCCAACCGAAAGGCGCGTCACCGTTGGTTGCGGACGGCAACACGGTCGCCCTGCAAGTGGAGCTGCCGTGA